gcttttcccctgggtcccgccagatgacattgtttagtcgatggaacccagagaaggccaactctgtgggacctaactggtcgctgggattcgtgcggcagaaggcggtcccggagatattctgatctgatgccatgaagggctttataggtcctaaccaacactttgaattgtgaccggaaaccaatcggcaaccaatgcagactgcggagtgttggagtaacatgggcaaatttaggaaagcccatgatagctctcgcagctgcattctgcacgatctgaagtttccgaacacttttcaaaggtagccccatgtagagagcattacagtagttgagcctcggggtgatgagggcattagtgactgtgagcagtgagtcccggtccaggtagggtcgcaactggtgcagcaggcgaacctgggcaaacatccccctcgccacagctgaaagatggttctctaatgtaagctgtgaatcgaggaggacgcccaatttgcggaccctctctgagggggtcagaggggttatggacggacagatggaattgtccttgggagacagaacactccgtcttatccgggttgagtttgaatctgttgacacccatccagaccccatacTTTTTTTAACAGTTTATTTAAGGTgtattttctccctttctttcaggTATCAAATCCATACAGGCCTTCAGCATTCTGTCATACGGCCGACCCAGCCCAACTGCCTACCTCTGGACAATGTGACACTACCTCAGAAACTGAAAGAAGCAGGTTATTCAACCCACATGATTGGCAAATGGCACTTGGGCTTTTATCGCAAAGAATGTATGCCAACGCAACGGGGGTTTGATACCTTTTTTGGCTCTCTTTTGGGTAGTGGTGATTATTACACCCATTACAAATGTGACAGCCCTCGAATGTGTGGCTATGACTTATATGAAAATGACAATGCTGCTTGGGATCATGACAATGGAATGTATTCTACACAGATGTACACTCAAAGAGTGGAACAAATCTTAGCCTCCCATAATCCTAGGGAACCTATATTCTTATACCTTGCATACCAAGCTGTTCACTCACCACTTCAGGCCCCGGGCAAGTATTATGAACATTATAGATCAATTAATAACATCAATCGGCGCAGATACGCTGCCATGCTGGCGTGCTTGGATGAAGCTATCAACAATGTGACTCGTGCATTAAAGCGATATGGTTATTATAGCAACAGTGTTATAATTTACTCTTCGGACAATGGAGGCCAGCCAACAGCTGGTGGAAATAACTGGCCTCTCAGAGGAAGCAAAGGTACTTACTGGGAGGGAGGGATTCGAGCAGTTGGCTTTGTTCATAGCCCTCTACTTAAAATCAAGGGAAGTATATGCAAGGAGCTTATACATATAACCGACTGGTTTCCAACCCTTATTACCTTAGCGGAAGGACAGATTGATGAAGATATACAACTGGATGGCTATGACGTATGGGAGACTATCAGTGAAGGCAGGCGATCTCCAAGGATAGACATTTTACACAATATTGACCCCATATACACAAAAGCCAGGAACGGCTCTTGGGCGGCTGGCTTTGGAATATGGAACACGGCCATTCAATCAGCCATCCGTGTAAAACACTGGAAACTACTCACGGGAAATCCAGGATACGGTGACTGGGTCCCTCCTCAGTCTTTTAGTAACGTTGGTCCCAATCGCTGGCATAATGAACGGGTTTCATGGACAGCTGGTAAAACTGTGTGGTTGTTTAATATCACGGCTGATCCTTATGAACGAGAGGACCTCTCTAGTAAGTATCCAGGTATAGTCAAGCAGCTGCTGCGAAGGCTTTCCCAGTTTAATAAGACAGCTGTGCCTGTTCGCTACCCACCCAAAGACCCCAGGAGCAACCCAAATTTTAATGGCGGAGTGTGGGGCCCATGGTTTAAGGAGGATAAAAGCAATAAGATGTTGAATAAAAACAAGATGGGTAAAAAGCCAAAGAAAACCAAGAAGGAATCTTATAAGCAGAAAGGACATTCCTTGAACTGCCTTTTAAATCAATGATTTTCAGCTGGAGTTTTGTTCTGcctgcgtgtttcaaccgcccgtaattacagggtaattagtccaggaagacacacaccacgcgatgaaaaggaaaacccaaaagtttttataaacagaaaaacagaaaaagctccctttttaaatgtcaaagggattttctggtacacacaaggcacaggttaaatgcaatccaattgctcacccaataactgggaaattgagtccaattctaaagtccagagagtccacacagcacaaaaaccacaatcttgacgaaacaatgaatcagataaactgccatgaggctcaaacaccaggttgcacttttatctgtagcactaattacagcagccccacccaaccacaggtggcctcattttctcttgtaataatccttcagttgttgtctcctatgcatcactctacgcatgcgtggatgtgtcattaattcttgttcagaatccagggatgatacagatgactgatctcctcctgggctgtctgccaaactcccctcttccctgtcactcccgcttccttggtcagaggaggcttcgtcggcagattccatcgggagcaaaacaggcctgcggcatgtggatgtttcccccacatccacctgcacattccttggggccggagctgggccagagctaaccacaacagagtttTATGCTGCAATTCTAACCACACTTCTTAACCGTCATCAAAAGCATTATAGACTGACGTCCAAGTAAAGATGTGTAGCCTCAGAATGTCATTGCTGGAAGTAAACGTGAAATGTTCTTCAACATTTGTAATTGAAATATCAACACCAAAATGTCATTTCTGCGGTTTTTTATTTGGGCTTGAATTGGAACAGAAGAATTCATATGCAAGATGTGGTTAATATCAATGTCTATGCAGAGAATTATAACGTCTTCTGAATAAGTGAGATGTTTTTATTCATAACTAAATCAACTCCTTTTTCTAGGAGACTTGACTACATGGTTTTGAACTCGGACCTATCTGCACATTTAATTAGACATGTAAAACCCCCAC
This DNA window, taken from Erythrolamprus reginae isolate rEryReg1 chromosome 7, rEryReg1.hap1, whole genome shotgun sequence, encodes the following:
- the ARSJ gene encoding arylsulfatase J, whose product is MRAGGLLAGFTVLSLLAGGSATEDHEEPNGTAKWEGDAEARPPPPPPAFQPHLIFILADDQGFRDVGYHGSEIRTPTLDKLAAEGVKLENYYVQPMCTPSRSQFITGRYQIHTGLQHSVIRPTQPNCLPLDNVTLPQKLKEAGYSTHMIGKWHLGFYRKECMPTQRGFDTFFGSLLGSGDYYTHYKCDSPRMCGYDLYENDNAAWDHDNGMYSTQMYTQRVEQILASHNPREPIFLYLAYQAVHSPLQAPGKYYEHYRSINNINRRRYAAMLACLDEAINNVTRALKRYGYYSNSVIIYSSDNGGQPTAGGNNWPLRGSKGTYWEGGIRAVGFVHSPLLKIKGSICKELIHITDWFPTLITLAEGQIDEDIQLDGYDVWETISEGRRSPRIDILHNIDPIYTKARNGSWAAGFGIWNTAIQSAIRVKHWKLLTGNPGYGDWVPPQSFSNVGPNRWHNERVSWTAGKTVWLFNITADPYEREDLSSKYPGIVKQLLRRLSQFNKTAVPVRYPPKDPRSNPNFNGGVWGPWFKEDKSNKMLNKNKMGKKPKKTKKESYKQKGHSLNCLLNQ